The sequence GGCGTGGCGGTGTCCGTGGGTGTGTCCGTGGGCGTGGCCGTGTCGGTCTGGGTGGGCGTATTGGTCGGCGTATGGGTGGCCGTCGGCGTGGCGGTGTCGGTCGGCGTGGCGGTGTGCGTCGGTGTGTCCGTGGGCGTTGCCGTGTCGGTCGGGGTGGGCGTGTTGGTCGGCGTGTGGGTGGGTGTGTAGGTTGGCGTATGCGTCAGCGTCGGCGTTGGAGTGCGCGTGAACGTCGCCGTCGGCGTGTAGGTTGGGGTGCGCGTGGGCGTCTGCGTGATGGTCGGCGTAGCGCTGGGCGTGAACGTCCGTGTGGGCGTGGGCGATGAGGTCGCCGTCGGTGTATACGTGGGCAGGGCGGTACAGGGCTCCACGTAGAGGAGCTGACAGCCGGGGATGTTCTGAGCGACTTCGATGGCATCCAGGCGGGTTTGCTCCTCGCGGGTGCGGATGCGGATGGAGTGGGGGCCGGCGTCAAACCAAACCACATATGGTATGCCGGTGTTGGCATCGGCGATCTTCTGCCAGTACCAGTCGCCGAGCATGGTATTCCAGCGGAATTCCGGCCCGCCGTCCACGGAGACCCAGAAGGAGTCCGCGCCAGTGGTGGTCAGGCCCCAGGCGCGCCCCCAGATGACGTACTGGGAAGGGGAGGAGATGGTGAAGTTGAACGTGACATAGCCGTTGGCGCCGTAGCCGAACGGGGTATGCACGTAATCACAGCGGGAGGCGTTGACCTCGCCGGGCGAGACGATGACCATAGGTGGGGTGACCACGCCGTCTTCCGCTTCCATATGGATAATATCGCACGCCGGCGTGGGGGTGGCGGTGGCGTCCAGGATTTGCACGCTGGCATCGTTTAATTCGTCCAGCACCGATTCGCCGGCGAACACCGCCTCCGTGTTGACTGGGTCGAAGGTGACCGGCGTGCTGGGTGAGACCCCGGCCGCCTGGAAGTAGACGGTACAGAGCGTGAAGGTGCCGTTGGGGATGGGGCCGGCCAGGTGGCGGCCGGCGGAGTAGCGGGCTACGCCGACCGGTCCGCTGTTGTCAATACTTTTGGCCAGTTCGACCGGCAGGTCGGTGCCCCCGACGATGTTGGTAACGATGAGTTTCGATGTATCGTAGTTCAGCCGCATATCAACGCCGTCGAGGTACTGGGGGCCGGCGTCGACGCGCACCGTCATGGCGAAGGTCTCACCGATGTAGGCAGTATAGGTGGGGGGCAGTAGGGAGAGGTCCACGATGGCGGCCGGCGTGGCAGTAGGGGTAGGTGTGCTGGTGGACTGCGCAAGCGGCGCGGGTGCGACCACTGCATAGGTAAAGGGTCCGATGCCGGCGAGGGCGACGGCCAGGGCGAAGATGATCCAGATTCCGAGCGAGGCGAACAGGAGTAGCCGGGCGCGCATGCCACTTCCTCCACGGGGCGGGACAAACAGACCATCGCGATGACCACACTACTGTTATTATAACACGATTGTCAAGTTTTGGCAATACGAATGTTTGACCGTACGGGCTGTAAAAGAAAAAAGGCCTGGCAGAACCTGCCAGGCCCTTTGGAAAAGTCCAGCACGCCGTTGTGCTGGGGTTACGCCACTCGCCGCAGTTCTTCGGCGACCTTCGCCGGCACTTCGGCATAGTGGTCAAATTCCATGACAAAGGTGCCGCGGCCCTGGGTGATGGAGCGGAGGTTGCCGGCGTAGCCGAACATGGCCGCCAGCGGCACGTGGGCGATGATGCCCTGCACACCGCCGACGCGCGGGTCCAGCCCAATGACCGTGCCGCCCTTACTGCTCAGGTCCCCCAGGATGCCGCCGATATATTCCTCGGGCGCGATGACCTCCACCTTCATAATGGGTTCGAGGATAATGGGGCCGGCGCGCAGGACAGCGTCCTTCAGCGCCATGGCCGCCGCGGTGCGGAAGGCTTGCTCCGAGGAGTCCACTTCATGGAAGCGGCCGTCCAGGATGGAAACCTTGATGTCAATGAGGGGCTGGCCGATCAGGGCACCCATAGCCAGGCCCTCTTTGATGCCGGCCTCCACCGCCGGGATGAACTGCCGCGGGATGGCGCCGCCCACGATATGGTTCTCGATGACGTTGCCCGTGCCGGACGGCAGTGGCTCCACCGCCAGGATGACATGCGCGAACTGGCCGCGGCCGCCGGTCTGGCGCACCAGCCGGCCCTCGCCCTGCGCCGGCCGCGTGATGGTCTCACAGTAGGCCACCTGCGGCTGTCCAACGCGCGCGGAGACGTTGAACTCGCGGCGCAGTCTATCCACAACCACTTCCAGGTGCAGTTCTCCCATGCCGGAAAGAATGGTCTGGCCGGTGCGTTCGTCGAAGCGCACCCGCAGGGTGGGGTCCTCATCCACCAGCGCGCCCAGCGAGGTGGAAAGCCGGTCCTGGTCCGCCTTGGTCTTCGGTTCGATGGCGAGATGCACGACTGGGGCGGGGAAGCTGATTTCCTCCAGCACCACCAGACGGGATGGCGCGCAGATGGTCTCGCCGGTGGTGGCGATCTTCATGCCGAGGATGGCGCCGATGTCGCCGGCGGAGATCTCCTCCACGTCCTCGCGGCGGTCGGCGTGCATGCGCACCAGCCGGCCGATGCGCTCCTTCTTGCCGGTGGCGGGGTTCGCCACCGTTTCGCCGCGGCGCAGGACGCCGTCATAGACCCGGATATAGGCCAGCCGGCCGACGTACGGGTCGGTGTTGACCTTGAAAACCAGCGCCGCCAGAGGCTGGGACGCATCGTTGTCACAGCCGATTTCCTCGCCCGTCTCAGGCATGCGGCCGGACATGGGTTCGATGTCCTGCGGGGCCGGCAGATACGCTACCACCGCATCCAGGAGCGGCTGGACGCCCATATCATGCAGGGCCGTGCCGCACAGCACAGGGACCAGGGCGCCGGCGAGGGTGGCGCGGCGAATGGCCGCGCGCAGAAAGTCCGGGGACATTTCTGCTTCCTCGAGATAGCGCTCGGCAACCTCGTCGTCCACGTCGGCCAGCAGTTCCAGCATCGCCTCGCGGCGCGCCTGTGCCTCTTCCATCAGTTCGGCCGGGATCGGCGCCGTGACCGGTTCCGCGTGCGGCTCGGGATACAGGTAGGCGTGCATTTCGACCAGGTCGATCATGCCGCGGAAGGCCTTTTCGGAGCCGATGGGCATCTGGATGGCAAGCGGGTGGGCGCCCAGGCGTGTTTCGATGGTCTCGAGGGCGTACCAGAAGTTGGCGCCGGCACGGTCCAGCTTGTTGATGAAGCAGATGCGCGGGACGCGATAGCGATCCGCCTGCCGCCAGACGGTTTCGGACTGCGGCTCGACGCCGGCGACGCCGTCAAAGACCACCACGCCGCCGTCCAGGACGCGCAGGGCGCGCTGAACCTCCGCGGTGAAGTCGATATGGCCAGGGGTATCGATGATGGTAATCTGATGTCCCTTCCATTCGGTGGTCACCGCGGCGGACTGGATGGTGATGCCGCGCTCACGCTCCTGCGGCATGGAGTCGGTCACGGTAGTGCCCTCGTCCACATTGCCGATGCGGTGCGTTTTGCCGGTGTGGAACAGGATGCGTTCCGTCACGGTCGTTTTGCCGGCGTCAATATGGGCAATGATGCCGATGTTGCGAATTTTCTGAATGTCTACGGTCATTCGTCTTCCCCTTTTACTGCCTACAGCCAGGAAAATCTCATTTTGCCGAAGGGCAATAAAAGAGCCTGGGGGAAAGGTTCCCCAGGCTCTTCATGGCCACACGGCATACTATTCCATACTATCGCGGAAATGTCAAATTTCCGCGGCGCGGAAACCCGCCGTCAGGAGGGGTTATCCTCCTCCCAATAGTTTGAAGCAAATGACCTCATCTCC is a genomic window of Anaerolineae bacterium containing:
- the fusA gene encoding elongation factor G: MTVDIQKIRNIGIIAHIDAGKTTVTERILFHTGKTHRIGNVDEGTTVTDSMPQERERGITIQSAAVTTEWKGHQITIIDTPGHIDFTAEVQRALRVLDGGVVVFDGVAGVEPQSETVWRQADRYRVPRICFINKLDRAGANFWYALETIETRLGAHPLAIQMPIGSEKAFRGMIDLVEMHAYLYPEPHAEPVTAPIPAELMEEAQARREAMLELLADVDDEVAERYLEEAEMSPDFLRAAIRRATLAGALVPVLCGTALHDMGVQPLLDAVVAYLPAPQDIEPMSGRMPETGEEIGCDNDASQPLAALVFKVNTDPYVGRLAYIRVYDGVLRRGETVANPATGKKERIGRLVRMHADRREDVEEISAGDIGAILGMKIATTGETICAPSRLVVLEEISFPAPVVHLAIEPKTKADQDRLSTSLGALVDEDPTLRVRFDERTGQTILSGMGELHLEVVVDRLRREFNVSARVGQPQVAYCETITRPAQGEGRLVRQTGGRGQFAHVILAVEPLPSGTGNVIENHIVGGAIPRQFIPAVEAGIKEGLAMGALIGQPLIDIKVSILDGRFHEVDSSEQAFRTAAAMALKDAVLRAGPIILEPIMKVEVIAPEEYIGGILGDLSSKGGTVIGLDPRVGGVQGIIAHVPLAAMFGYAGNLRSITQGRGTFVMEFDHYAEVPAKVAEELRRVA